A stretch of DNA from Candidatus Bathyarchaeia archaeon:
CTCTTGCGATGGCGTCGTTCAGCATTTCCAACAATTTTTTAGAAGCCAAAATTTTCACCTCCCTTTAGTTTTATTCTGATTTGTTTAAAAGTTTTGCCAAAATATGCGAAGCTCTGCAAGAAAAATGGGAAATTTATGGCTTGCAATGTTGGGCTATCCGCCTGGCGCTCCATGGAATGGCACGTTTTTCCAGAGGATGTCCCACCAATCTTCTTCTGTTATTGTCTCGCCCTTCACGATGATTTCTAAAACTTCCTTTAGGAGTTCATGATGCCTTTTTTCGTCGGCTAGTATGGCTGTTAGGAGGAGCTTAACCTTCTCATTTTCAACTGTTGGCAGCATGTCGTTTATCTTCTTTATGAGTTCAGCTTCGATTTGGATATGCCTCTCCACAAGGCTTCTTTGTTTGTCAAGGTGTTCCTGCGCAAGTGCCTGCTGGGTTGTGGTTAGAAGCTTCAAAGCTGCGTCGTACATCTCAGCATGTTTTAGGGAATCCAGCGAAATTCCTCTCAAAACGCCTTTAACGGAGGGATTCCTGATGTTTTTAAGAGCTTCGTTAAGCGAATCGACAATTTCATTTTCAACTTCGATTTGTCGCTTTATGAAGGTTAAAAGCTCATCTTTCGAGGGCATTTCAGTTTCCCACTTATATTGAACTGGATGGACTATTTTAATGTCTATGTTAAGCCTTGACAAGCCTCTGAGCAATTCTCCGCCCAAGTTCTCTGCACTTTTCCAAACCCGTTGCGTCCGGCGTGTACCTTATTAGCAATGGCGGTTCAGTCACGTCCATCTCAAACTTGTTCTTCAAAATTTCAATGACAAGCTTTGGGGCTTCACCGCTCCAGCCATAAGACCCGAAGGCAGCGCCAACCTTTCCCTTCAAGTTTATGCCTTTTACGGCGGCTTCTTCAAAGAGCATCTTGATGTCGAGGGTTGTGTCATGGTGATATGTAGGAGCGCCAACAATTATAGCATCATATTCTTTTAATTGTTCTGGCGTTGCATGATAGGTTAACTCAACATCTATGCCTTGTACTGTTTTGGCTCCCTCAGCCACAGCCTTAGCCATTTTCTCAGTGTTTCCAGTCCTACTATAATAGAGGATTAGGATTTTCGGCATATTACATCCACTACAGACTTATTTTAGTGCCTCTTCCAGTCGCCTATTAACTTCGTCCCAGTTGACAATTTTCCAGAAAGCCTCAATGAATTTGCCTCTGTCGTTCTTGTAGTCTATGTAGTAGGCGTGCTCGAAAACGTCGAGAACCATGAGGATACGGAACATTGGATAAACGTTCACGTTATGCTTCTCCACTTGCATCAGCATTAGGCGACCAGTCTGCCTACAAAGGGTTAAAGCCGCCCATCCAGAACCCTCAACGCTTATGGCTGTTTGGGAAAACTCCTTCTGGAAACGCTCAAAGCTTCCAAATTCTTCGGAGATTTTGTCGGCTAATTTTCCGCCGGGTTTTCCGCCGCCCTTGTCTGGCGGTGCCATGTTGCCCCAGAAAAGCGAATGTAATAGGTGTCCGGCAACGTTCCATGAAAGCTCTTTAAGTGTGGCTTTAACGTCTATGTCTATGTTCTCTTTTCGCGCCTTATCCAGCCGTTGGAGTATGGCGTTAGCCCCATTAACGTAGGCTTGGTGGTGCTTGCTGTGGTGGATTCTCAACTGTCCTTCGGACATGTAGGGCTGCAAATCTCCATAACCATAAGGCAGCTGGGGCAAAACATACAGTTTAGCTTGCTCCATAACGCGTACACCTCCATTTCTAACTTTTCTTTACAAACTGGTCCTTTGGGGCGCCGCAAACTGGGCAAACCCAGTTTTCTGGTAAAGCCTCAAAGGGTGTTCCGGGTTTTATGCCGTGCTCTGGGTCTCCGGCCTCAGGGTCATATATATACCCACAGATTATGCACTCCCACTTTTCCAAAGCCTTCAACTCCCAGCTATTTTTCTGTCTTAATGTTGTAGCTTACTTTGACTCCGGCTTTTTCGAAAAGCTTCCCGACCGGGCAGTTTTCCACTGTCAGCTTGAAAATCCTCTGGACTGTGTCTTCCGGGGCGTCGGTTTTGACGGTTATGTTCAAGGCTGCTTCTGTTACTGTTCCAGCCTCTTCGGATTTTACGGCTTCAAGCTTAACCTCCAAGTCTCTGAGTTGAACCCTCATTTTCTTAGCCATTAAAGCGAAGATTGTGGCGAAGCATCCGGCATAGCTCATAACGCCTAGCTCGAGGGCTGTTGGTCCCATGTCTGTTCCAAGTTCTGGCGGTAGGTCTAAGCATACGCTGTGGGCTCTTCCATTGTCAACGGCTATTCGCAGGTCCTTTACAAGTTTGGCTGTTGAGCGAAGCTTTTGCACCAAACCACTTTCACCTCACATGAAAAAAGGGTTTATGGGAGCCTCTTCTTGCAGAGGAACCAGTCAACGCACTCATAGCCCTCTTGCAAGCGTTTTTCAGCCTCTTCTTGCGTTGTAGGTGGCGGCACTATAACTGGGTCGCCTGGTCTCCAGTTCGCTGGCAGAGCCACCTTGTGCTTGTCGGCTGTTTGCAGTGCATCAATTAGCCTCAAAATTTCGTCCATGTTTCTCCCGACGTTCAGTGGATAGTATATCATTGCCCTAAGCTTCATTTCCGGGTCTATTACAAAGACGCAGCGCACCGCTGCTGTTGTGCTTTGTTTGGGGTGTATCATGCCAAATAGATTTGCGACTTTCATGTCCAAGTCGGCGATAACCGGGAACGGTATGGTTACGCCGAGCTTCTCCTTTATTGTTCTAACCCATGCAATGTGGGAGTAGACGCTGTCGATGCTTAACCCTATGAGTTGGACGTTGCGCTTAGCAAGTTCTGGATATATTTGGGCGAAGGCTACAAACTCTGTTGTGCAGACCGGCGTAAAATCTGCTGGATGCGAAAATAGGATGACCCATTTTCCTTTAAAGTCTGAAAGTCTTATCTTGCCGTGTGTTGTCACGGCCTCAAAATCTGGGACTATTTCGCCGAGACTCAAGAGAGGCTTTTTCTCCTCAATTTTTTCCATTTTATTTCATTCCTCCTCCGATTTTAAACCGTAATCCTTTTATCCTTCAAGACTTATATGCTTTTCGTACAAAATTCGGCAAAAATCGTAAAGAATGGTGCGAAAATGGTAAAAAAGATTGCGGAAATAGACGAACTTGACCTAAAAATCCTAAAACTTCTAGAGGAAGACGGACGCCTAACTTTCATAGACATAGCCAAAAAATTAAGGCTGAGCGAATCAACAATAAGGAAAAGGGTTCAAGCTCTAAAAGAAAACGGCGTAATAAAAAGGTTCACGGTGGAAATGGACCCAGCTAAAATAGGCCTAAACACCGTTGCAATAGTTGGCATAGACGTGGATCCGCCTAAACTTTTGGAGGTAGCCCAAAAACTCTGCGAGTTCAAAGAAATCCGATGCGTAGCCACGTCCACGGGAGACCACATGATAATGACCGAAATATGGACGGAGGACGGACGCGAACTCACAAGACTTATTTCGGAAAAAATTGGGCCTATTGAAGGCGTCAAGAAAATTTGTCCGGCAATAATTCTAGAGAAACTGAAAGGCTGAAATTGTCGGAGGAATATGGGGCTTGAGCACTCACAGCCATCACGCCCACCACGTTGGGGAGTTTAAGCGGCGATTTTTAGTTTCGCTAGCACTAACGGTGCCAATTCTACTTCTTTCAGAAATGATTCAGATGTGGCTCGGCCTAGAATGGATAAAAATCCCCTACCAGAAAGAGGTGTTGTCCCTCCTATCCATAATTGTCTACCTTTATGGCGGGTGGCCTTTCCTAAAAGGCTTGTATCAAGAGGTTAAGGGCAGACAGCCCGGCATGATGACGCTTATTGGCATGGCTGTTTCTGTGGCCATGTTTTACTCGCTTGGAACAGTCTACTTCTCCATAAGCGGCAAAGATTTCTTCTGGGAACTCGCAACCCTAATTGATGTTATGCTTTTGGGGCATTGGATTGAGGCAAAAAGCGTTATGGGCGCTTCTATGGCTTTGGAGGAGCTTGTCCGAATAATGCCAACAACAGCCCACCTAATAAAAAACGGCGAAATCATAGACACCCCAGTCTCACAGCTGAAAAAGGGCGATGTTGTTCTTGTGAGACCCGGCGAGAAAATCCCGTCCGACGGCGTTGTTGTTGAAGGCGAATCATATGTTAATGAGGCCTTGTTAACCGGAGAGTCCAGGCCAATAGGCAAAAAGGTTGGCGAAAAAGTTGTTGGAGGCTCAATAAATGGCGAAGGCATACTAAAAGTTCGGATAGAACGTATCGGTGAAGAAACTTACCTGGCACAAGTTATTAAACTGGTTAGGCAAGCCCAGGAAAGCCGCTCGCGAACGCAGGATTTGGCGAACAGAGCCGCCGCGCTCCTTTTCTATGTGGCGTTAAGCGTCGGCATAATAACCTTCGCAGCTTGGTCTTTTATGACTAGTTGGGATTTTGCCATCGAAAGGGCTGTAACAGTTCTTGTTATCGCTTGCCCCCATGCTTTAGGATTAGCCATACCATTGGTTGTTGCTCTTTCCACATCCATAACAGCAAAGAGCGGAATCCTCATAAGGGATAGGCGGGCCTTCGAAATGATGAAAGACATTAACGCCGTTGTTTTCGACAAGACTGGCACATTGACTGTTGGAAAATTCGGAGTCACCGACATTGTCTCCTTCATACCGGAAGAGGAGCTTTTGAGGCTTACGGCAGGTGTGGAGCTAAACTCTGAACATGTAATAGCAAAAGCCATAGTAGAATATGCCGAAAGCAAAGGCGTCAAAATTCCACAAGCCAAGGGTTTTAAGGCTTTGCCTGGTAGGGGCGCCTATGGAAAAGTTGGGAGAAGAGAAGTTTATGTTGGTAGCGTAAACCTCCTTGAAGAGTTGAAAATAGCCGTTGAAGATCCGAGAATAAGGAAACTGCAAGACCAAGGCAAGACGGTTGTTTTCACGGTTGTGGATGGAAAACTTGCTGGTGCATTCGCGTTGGCAGACAGCATAAGGGAGGAATCCCGCGAAGCCGTCAGAAAATTGAAAGAAAACGGCGTCAAGGTTTACATGTTAACCGGAGATTCTGAAGAGGTTGCCCGATGGGTTGCAAAAGAGCTTAGCATAGACAGCTATTTCGCGCGGGTTCTCCCAGATAAAAAGGCTGAGAAAATTAGGCGTCTAAAAGAGGAAGGCTACCGAGTAGCCATGGTCGGCGACGGCGTGAATGACGCACCAGCACTTGTTACGGCGGATGTTGGAATAGCCATAGGCGCTGGAACAGATGTAGCCATAGAAAGCGCAGACATAATCCTAGTTAAAAACGACCCACGAGACGTGGTGAAAGTCATAGATATCTCGCGCAAAACATATTCAAAGATGGTTCAAAACCTATGGTGGGCTGCAGGCTACAACATAATAACAATTCCAGTAGCAGCTGGAATCCTCTCAGGTTTTGGAGTGACACTTCCAGCAGCTGTCGGCGCAATAATAATGTCCTTCAGCACAGTTATAGTAGCATTAAACAGTCAAACTTTAAGGAAGTATGAACCAGAGGAGGTGAAAGCTATTATGGCAAAGAAAACCCTTGTAAAAGACCCAGTTTGCGGAATGAAGATAGACCCAGAAACGGCGTTTAGCAAAGTTGAGCATGAAAGCCGCATAATCTACTTCTGCTCCAAAATGTGCGAGGAAGAGTTTAAGAAAAACCCAAAGAAGTACATAAAATAAGCGGCAAAGGGGATAAAGCTTTAACCAGAGATGCCCCTTACGTTTTTGACTGATATAATGCTGGTGGGCTGTTGGGCAGGCTAGCCGAACTAAAACTTGCAATGGGCACATCCATATTTCTAGTGGCTTTCATATTTGCGCTCTTTTTGGCGGCGATAATGATAATCTTTCAATTCAGCCTCATCTACGCCATAATAGGCACAGCACTATTCATACTCATCCAATATTTGATTGGACCAGCGGTGGTGGCAAGTTCAACAAGGCTCCGCTATTTGGAAAAGGGAGAAAACCCTTGGCTTGAAGAAACAGTGAAAGAGTTAGCCGATAAATCCGGACTGCCAATGCCAAAACTGGCTATTGTGCCAGACGAAACGCCAAACGCTTTTGTCTTTGGAAGAACAGCCAAAGATGCCACCCTAGCAGTGCATGAAGGACTCCTCAAAAGGCTTAACAAGGACGAAATCAGGGGCGTAATAGGCCACGAGCTTGGCCACATAAAACACAAAGACTTCATCGTCATGACAGTACTTTCGGCATTACCGCTCCTAGCCTATTTGATTGCGAGGGCAACATGGGAAGCTGGAAGGTGGGCCCCAGCATCAAAAAAGAAGGAGGAAGGTAGCATAAAGGCAGCATTTTTCGCAGTGGCAATAATCTCCTACATCGTTTACATCATTTCGCTCTTATGTGTCATGGGTTTAAGCAGGCTACGGGAGCACTACGCTGACGCCTATTCCGCCTACTTGACTGGGTCGCCTAGAAGCCTCCAAAGCGCCCTAGCAAAAATCACTTACGGTTTGTCGCTTTCGCCAAAACCGCCATCCGGTGCTAGAACCTTCTATATTGGTGACCCGGCGATGGCTAAGCTGGAAATATCCTCCATAATGGAGAAGAAGGCAGAATACGACTTGGATAGGGACGGCGTCTTAGACGAGCGGGAACTGGAACTGGCCATGGAGAAGGAGGCAAAATCCACATGGGCGAAAATCAACACCTGGTTCTCAACGCACCCGCCTACGTTCAAGCGAATTCTGCTTTTGCGCGAAATTGAAATGGAGATGGAAAGTGGAAGATTCACCGGCGACCGCATATACGCAAAAATCTAGACCCTTTCTAGCCTAGACATTCTGAAACATAGCTTAGAAAAACCTCACTTTCATCATTTTCTAAGCTGAACTGAAAAAGCCTATCAACCCAATCTTTAGTCAATCCTAAAAGACAATCATCCAACTCTCTCGTTATATAGACGAGCACGCAGTGGGTTTCTGGTTTCCAACGTTTTAGAATGGCGAAAGAGGCAACAGCCGTTTTAAGTCTAGCTGAATCAAGCTCAACCTTCGCGTCAAAAACAACCAGCGGATCAATAAACCCGTCCGCTCTCCGCCCAATGGAAATATCAAATTCCATGGCATAACTTTTCTCGCCGTCTTGCCAAACAAGGCATTTCTCACCCCAAAACACTTCAAGAGGCTTCTTGACGGCGGCTCTCTCTTTTAGGAGGAGGCAAACATATTCTTCAAAGGCGTAGGCGCGGAACTTTCCGAAAAACTGTGCAACGCCAATTTCAGACTTGTTCGCCATTATAGTTTCATTAAATTTGAGGAAGTCTTTTAGGGCTAGGGTTTTCGTCCACTTCTCATATTGGGTTTGTAAAGCTTTTCCAAGCCTACGCTGTTTTGCTTTTCTGCTGGAACATAGCTCGTTTATATAGTCTATCGGCTTCTTTGCTCTTGCCAATAAGGGTCTCCAAAAGCGTTTTATCACAAACCGGATTTATTACCTTCGTGGTCTAAGCGTGAAAGGTGTACTAAAATGAGGGTTAGGCTTCTCCGTTATACGGCGGACCCCGAACTTCTTTGTGGGGCTGCAGCCCTAACATCGTCAAGAAGCGGAAATCCATCCGAAATTTTTGATAGCATAGATTTGGATAGGGCTAGGCAGACAATTAGGCGTGTGACTGGTTATGGACATATGTCGGTGATTGAGCATGCATCCTTTACTTTCAGCATAGAAGAGGTTTCAAGGGCTTTGACCCACCAGCTTGTCAGGCATCGCATCGCATCCTACACGCAGCAGAGCCAACGTTACGTGACATATGACACATTGAAAAAGTATGTGACGCCGCCCACTATAGCCCAAAATTCAGAGGCAAAGAAAATCTTCGACGAAACATTAGAAAGTATATCAGCCACCTATAAGAAACTCTTGGAGTTGGGCATTCCGAAAGAAGATGCGCGGTATATTCTTCCAAACGCTGCAAAAACAAACATTGTTGTCACCATGAACGCTCGTGAGCTCCGCCACTTCTTCAATTTGCGGTGCTGCGCCCGCTCCCAATGGGAACTCCGCGAAGTCGCAACAGAAATGCTCCGACAAGTGAAGAAGGCGGCGCCGTCGCTTTTCGAGAATGCCGGGCCAACATGCGTTGAGCTTGGCTTTTGCCCAGAAGGAAAAATGAAACCGCCAGAATGCAACATTGAAGAAATTAAAAAGCAGTTCAAAAACCTCTAAAACATAAAGCGGTTAAATTGCCAAGGTATAAGGCATACGCCATAACAACAAAGTGCTGGCGACCCGGGGAAGACTATGTAGGGCAGATAATTAAAAGCATTGAGGGGAAAGTTTCAAACGGAGACTTTATTATTATATCGGAAAAAGCCATTGCAACAGCCACTGGCAACATTGTGGACGAAAGCAAAGTAGAGCCAAGCCTAAATGCAAAAATTATCGCAAAAGTTTGGATGCCACTTGTTTGGGGCTATTTTCTCGGTCAAATATGCCACTTGCGAAGAAAGCTCATAGAAAGACTTAGAAGCTATCCACGGGATGCTGGAAGTCGCCACAAGCAAGTTGCCCTCCAATATGCTGGTTTACTGCAAGCTCTGATGTTTGGCTCTGAAGGAGGCATAGATGGAACAAACCTTCCATACGCTTATGTTTGCTTACCCCTAAAAAACGCCCAAGCCATAGCCGAAAAAATACAAAGAAAAATTTTGAAAGCACTTGGGCGGAAAGTTTGCGTCATAATTGCCGACACGGATAAGACATACTCTTTCAGAAATTTCCATTTTACGCCTAGACCAAAACCAATAAAGGGAATCTATAACCTTGGAGGCTTCATCGCCTACGTTGTCGGGCGAGCGTTGAAGCTGAAGAGAAGGGCAACCCCAATAGCAGTGGCTGGACAACCCATCCCAGCAGAAGAAGCATTAACGATTGCGGAGATTGCAAACCGCGCTAGGGGTTATGGGGCTGGCAGGACCGTCTGGGACATGGCTGAAAAATTCAATGTTGACTTGGCTGAAGTAAGCTGGGAGATGCTGGAAAAGATAAAACACAAACCAATAGTAATAATGCACCGAGTTTCTTAGCTAAATCCAGAATCGAGCGAAAAATGTTAATGGGAATAGCGTTATTTTAGAATTGTATAGAGGGTATCAATTTTGCAGTTCGCCGTTGACAACAAAATTGACTTTTGTTGGCATGGAATTCTGTAGGGGGATGGGAAGCTATTGGCTGTTTTCCAAGCGCAAATATGTAGAGAGGAAGTTTCCCCACTCAACCTTTTGATGGGAAAAGGAAATAAAGAGCAAAGGATAAACCAGCAAAAGAATAGCCGCTTAACCATCCAATAAAAAGGTGAAAGATGTTGGAAGCTTCTGTTAAACAGCTTGACGCCTTCTTTAATCCGAAGTCTGTGGCCGTTGTCGGTGCCACTAAAAAAATAAACAAGGCTGGACACGTCATATTCAAAAACTTTGTTGAAAACAAGAGGAGAGGTGTTTTTAAGGGAGAGCTTTACCCCGTAAATCCCCACGAAGACTACATTTTAGGCTTTCAATGTTATCCAAAACTGACAAAAATTCCTGGAAAAATTGAACTTGTTGTTATAGTTGTCCCAGCGGAAATTGTTCCAGAAATAATGGAGGACGCCGCAGCCAAGAAGGTTGAAGCCGTCGTCATAATCAGCTCTGGTTTCGGAGAAATTGGAAACCATGAACTGGAAAGGAAAGTTGTTGAAATTGCGAAAAAGGCTGGGATAAGGGTTCTCGGCCCCAACTGTCTGGGAGTCTACGACTCCAAAACCGGTGTGGACATGCTCTTCTTGCCAGAAACAAAGATTTTGACGACCGGCGAGGAGGTTGTTGCAACACCTAGACCGATGAGGGGAAACATAGCCATAGTAACCCAAAGCGGAGCCTTTGGAGTGGCAGCCCTCGACTACTTGGCTGGAAGGCAAATAGGCATCAGCAAATTTGTAAGTTTTGGGAACAAAAGCGACGTGGACGAAGCAGAGATGCTCCACTACCTATACTACGACGACGAAACCAAAGTGATATTGCTATATGTTGAAGACATCAAGAATGGGAAAGCCTTTATCGAAGCGGCATCAAAAGTCACAAAGAAAAAGCCAGTAATAGCCCTAAAAGCCGGCAAAACAGAAGCCGGAGCAAGAGCGGCAGCATCCCACACAGGCGCCATGGCAGGCTCAGACCAAATTTACAACGCTGCTTTTGCGCAGACTGGAATTTTAAGGGTTAGGGACATGGAAGAATTCTTTGACGCAGCGAAAGCCTTCGTTATGCAGCCGCCAGCCGCTGGAAAAAATGTGGCAATAATAACGGACGCTGGCGGCCCCGGAATATTGGCGGCTGACGAATGTGAAACGCAAGGGCTGGTGGTTAAGCGGTTCTCCGAGAAAACTCTTCAAAAGTTCGAAACACTTAAGCGGGAGGGAAAACTGCCAAAGTTTGCAACAAACCTAAACCCTGTTGACGTAACTGGTTCTGCCACCTCTGAAATGTTCGAGTTGGCAGCCGACATAGTCTTCCAAGACCCAGAAGTTCATGGAATACTGCTCCTTGGACTACACCACACGCCTGCACTGCAAGAAGACTACATCGATAGGGTGGCGAAGGTTGCCAGCAAATACGAAAAGCCCATTGTTGCATGCGACATCGGCGAAACCGAAATGGCTCTGCACACACGCTCAAGATTCGAAAAACTTGGAATTCCGGCATACTCCTCACCAGAAGATGCCGCAAGAGCCATGAGCGCCCTCGTAAAGTACGGATTATACCTGAAAAAGAAAGGATACTTTAAAGAGTACTTGCAAAATTTCTTTAAGGAAAGGCGCAAATAAGCATAAGCCTATTCAAAGGCTATCCTAACTTCCAATTCGTCACCATTTTTAAGCTTCAACTTTTCCCTCAAATTAGAAGGCGCAATAATTTCTAAAACGTCTCTGGGATAGTTTTCTACGCATGGCAGCACAACGGCACACACTACATCATGCCCGATGTACGCCCTAAAACATTTTCCTCTACAGTATCCTGGTTCCGGTAAAATCTCGATGGCTTTTGCATCTTCCAGCAACTTCCTAACATCTAAATATTCGCCGGTAAGTTTCAAGTTCAGCGTTCCAGGATAGGGAGCAAAACCAAGCTTTTCTCTTATCTGCCGTCTAACCCATGATAGCATAGTGAAAAACGAGCCCTCTCCCACTCCGGAAACTATTTTGCCCTTCACACATACCGTTTTTGTCGGCGTTTCACATTCTTCAGTCATAAGCGTTTTCCAGTCTGTTTATGTTTTCCCCTGTTCTTTCAGCCAGTTTGCAACTTTCCGAAACATTGGGTTCGAGGACATATCCATAACAGGAACAATTATCTTCTCCCTAGTCTCAATTAGCGGCTGGTATTTTGGCATAAGCGCATATCCAACAAAGGTCCAGTAAACCCTCCTATTTTCAACAAGCGCCTTTGTAGCAGTTTCTGTTGATGCTGGAAGTGGAAAATAGAGGAACACAATGCCGTCAGCCCAGTACAAACCTGCCGTCTTTCCTCCAGCTATTATTGAGGCGAATCTTGCAATGTCCTCTGGCGAGGCGAAAAAGTTGCGTTCCATGATAACTATTTCCTTGAAAGGCTCAAACTTGACGTCTACTTCGCCTTCAGCCATAACCTTCGCCTTTCTGATAGTTTTGTTAAAGGTTCCCTTTTAATCTTGCCATAAACCAGAAAAGGTTATAGAGCACAAAAGCTAAACCCATCCAATCACAAACCATCAAAAGAGGGAGCAAAGCTTGGCTGAAATTCGCGTAGCAATAGTTGGCGTTGGCAACTCGGCATCAGCCCTAATCCAAGGAGTAGAATACTACAAAAACGCAAAAGAAGGCGAAACAGTCCCGGGGTTAATGCACGTGAACTTTGGCGGATACCATGTTAGAGACATAAAATTTGTTGCAGCCTTCGACGTTGACAAAAACAAAATTGGAAGGGACTTAGCTGAAGCCATATTCACTAAGCCCAACTGCTGTGCCAAATTCGCAGACGTCCCACCATTGGGCGTAGAGGTCCTACCTGGCCCAGTTCTGGACGGAGTGGCAAAACACATGATAGAGACATTCAACGTTTACAGCGAAAACGAAGTTAAACCAGCAGACGTTGCAAGCGTCCTAAAAGAGACTGATGCGGAAATCCTCATAAACTACTTGCCTGTTGGAAGCCGCAATGCCACACGCTTTTACGCCCAAGCTGCTTTGGATGCTGGATGCGCCTTCATAAACTGCATACCAGAGTTTATTGCCTCAGACCCCTTATGGAGCCGCAAATTTGAGGAGCAGGGTCTTCCGGTGGCAGGCGACGACATTAAAAGCCAGCTTGGCGCAACCATACTCCACAGAAATCTTGTACGACTATGCGTCGACAGAGGCGTAATCGTCGACGAAACATACCAGCTGAACTTGGGCGGAGACACAGACTTCCTAAACATGACGGTTGAAGA
This window harbors:
- a CDS encoding copper-translocating P-type ATPase yields the protein MSTHSHHAHHVGEFKRRFLVSLALTVPILLLSEMIQMWLGLEWIKIPYQKEVLSLLSIIVYLYGGWPFLKGLYQEVKGRQPGMMTLIGMAVSVAMFYSLGTVYFSISGKDFFWELATLIDVMLLGHWIEAKSVMGASMALEELVRIMPTTAHLIKNGEIIDTPVSQLKKGDVVLVRPGEKIPSDGVVVEGESYVNEALLTGESRPIGKKVGEKVVGGSINGEGILKVRIERIGEETYLAQVIKLVRQAQESRSRTQDLANRAAALLFYVALSVGIITFAAWSFMTSWDFAIERAVTVLVIACPHALGLAIPLVVALSTSITAKSGILIRDRRAFEMMKDINAVVFDKTGTLTVGKFGVTDIVSFIPEEELLRLTAGVELNSEHVIAKAIVEYAESKGVKIPQAKGFKALPGRGAYGKVGRREVYVGSVNLLEELKIAVEDPRIRKLQDQGKTVVFTVVDGKLAGAFALADSIREESREAVRKLKENGVKVYMLTGDSEEVARWVAKELSIDSYFARVLPDKKAEKIRRLKEEGYRVAMVGDGVNDAPALVTADVGIAIGAGTDVAIESADIILVKNDPRDVVKVIDISRKTYSKMVQNLWWAAGYNIITIPVAAGILSGFGVTLPAAVGAIIMSFSTVIVALNSQTLRKYEPEEVKAIMAKKTLVKDPVCGMKIDPETAFSKVEHESRIIYFCSKMCEEEFKKNPKKYIK
- the thyX gene encoding FAD-dependent thymidylate synthase — translated: MRVRLLRYTADPELLCGAAALTSSRSGNPSEIFDSIDLDRARQTIRRVTGYGHMSVIEHASFTFSIEEVSRALTHQLVRHRIASYTQQSQRYVTYDTLKKYVTPPTIAQNSEAKKIFDETLESISATYKKLLELGIPKEDARYILPNAAKTNIVVTMNARELRHFFNLRCCARSQWELREVATEMLRQVKKAAPSLFENAGPTCVELGFCPEGKMKPPECNIEEIKKQFKNL
- a CDS encoding coenzyme F420-0:L-glutamate ligase, translating into MPRYKAYAITTKCWRPGEDYVGQIIKSIEGKVSNGDFIIISEKAIATATGNIVDESKVEPSLNAKIIAKVWMPLVWGYFLGQICHLRRKLIERLRSYPRDAGSRHKQVALQYAGLLQALMFGSEGGIDGTNLPYAYVCLPLKNAQAIAEKIQRKILKALGRKVCVIIADTDKTYSFRNFHFTPRPKPIKGIYNLGGFIAYVVGRALKLKRRATPIAVAGQPIPAEEALTIAEIANRARGYGAGRTVWDMAEKFNVDLAEVSWEMLEKIKHKPIVIMHRVS
- a CDS encoding zinc metalloprotease HtpX — encoded protein: MGRLAELKLAMGTSIFLVAFIFALFLAAIMIIFQFSLIYAIIGTALFILIQYLIGPAVVASSTRLRYLEKGENPWLEETVKELADKSGLPMPKLAIVPDETPNAFVFGRTAKDATLAVHEGLLKRLNKDEIRGVIGHELGHIKHKDFIVMTVLSALPLLAYLIARATWEAGRWAPASKKKEEGSIKAAFFAVAIISYIVYIISLLCVMGLSRLREHYADAYSAYLTGSPRSLQSALAKITYGLSLSPKPPSGARTFYIGDPAMAKLEISSIMEKKAEYDLDRDGVLDERELELAMEKEAKSTWAKINTWFSTHPPTFKRILLLREIEMEMESGRFTGDRIYAKI
- a CDS encoding flavodoxin domain-containing protein, with protein sequence MPKILILYYSRTGNTEKMAKAVAEGAKTVQGIDVELTYHATPEQLKEYDAIIVGAPTYHHDTTLDIKMLFEEAAVKGINLKGKVGAAFGSYGWSGEAPKLVIEILKNKFEMDVTEPPLLIRYTPDATGLEKCRELGRRIAQRLVKA
- a CDS encoding peroxiredoxin — its product is MEKIEEKKPLLSLGEIVPDFEAVTTHGKIRLSDFKGKWVILFSHPADFTPVCTTEFVAFAQIYPELAKRNVQLIGLSIDSVYSHIAWVRTIKEKLGVTIPFPVIADLDMKVANLFGMIHPKQSTTAAVRCVFVIDPEMKLRAMIYYPLNVGRNMDEILRLIDALQTADKHKVALPANWRPGDPVIVPPPTTQEEAEKRLQEGYECVDWFLCKKRLP
- a CDS encoding Lrp/AsnC family transcriptional regulator, which translates into the protein MDELDLKILKLLEEDGRLTFIDIAKKLRLSESTIRKRVQALKENGVIKRFTVEMDPAKIGLNTVAIVGIDVDPPKLLEVAQKLCEFKEIRCVATSTGDHMIMTEIWTEDGRELTRLISEKIGPIEGVKKICPAIILEKLKG
- a CDS encoding rubredoxin, translated to MEKWECIICGYIYDPEAGDPEHGIKPGTPFEALPENWVCPVCGAPKDQFVKKS
- a CDS encoding superoxide dismutase, coding for MEQAKLYVLPQLPYGYGDLQPYMSEGQLRIHHSKHHQAYVNGANAILQRLDKARKENIDIDVKATLKELSWNVAGHLLHSLFWGNMAPPDKGGGKPGGKLADKISEEFGSFERFQKEFSQTAISVEGSGWAALTLCRQTGRLMLMQVEKHNVNVYPMFRILMVLDVFEHAYYIDYKNDRGKFIEAFWKIVNWDEVNRRLEEALK
- a CDS encoding ferritin-like domain-containing protein, which encodes MGGELLRGLSRLNIDIKIVHPVQYKWETEMPSKDELLTFIKRQIEVENEIVDSLNEALKNIRNPSVKGVLRGISLDSLKHAEMYDAALKLLTTTQQALAQEHLDKQRSLVERHIQIEAELIKKINDMLPTVENEKVKLLLTAILADEKRHHELLKEVLEIIVKGETITEEDWWDILWKNVPFHGAPGG
- a CDS encoding OsmC family protein; protein product: MQKLRSTAKLVKDLRIAVDNGRAHSVCLDLPPELGTDMGPTALELGVMSYAGCFATIFALMAKKMRVQLRDLEVKLEAVKSEEAGTVTEAALNITVKTDAPEDTVQRIFKLTVENCPVGKLFEKAGVKVSYNIKTEK